The following coding sequences are from one Canis lupus baileyi chromosome 23, mCanLup2.hap1, whole genome shotgun sequence window:
- the TPH1 gene encoding tryptophan 5-hydroxylase 1 isoform X2 — MIEDNKENKDNSLERGRATLIFSLKNEVGGLIKALKIFQEKHVNLLHIESRKSKRRSSEFEIFVDCDINREQLNDIFHLLKSHTNVLSVNPPDNFTAKEDGMETVPWFPMKISDLDHCANRVLMYGSELDADHPGFKDNVYRKRRKYFADLAMNYKHGDPIPKVEFTEEEIKTWGTVFQELNKLYPTHACREYLKNLPLLSKYCGYREDNIPQLEDVSNFLKERTGFSIRPVAGYLSPRDFLSGLAFRVFHCTQYVRHSSDPLYTPEPDTCHELLGHVPLLAEPSFAQFSQEIGLASLGASEEAVQKLATCYFFTVEFGLCKQDGQLRVFGAGLLSSISELKHSLSGHAKVKPFDPKITCKQECLITTFQDVYFVSESFEDAKEKMREFTKTIKRPFGVKYNPYTRSIQILKDTKSITSAMSELQHDLDVVSDALAKVSRQPSI; from the exons ATGATTGAAGacaataaggaaaacaaagataattCCTTAGAAAGAGGAAGAGCGACTCTCATTTTTTCCTTGAAGAATGAAGTTGGTGGACTTATAAAAGCACTAAAAATCTTCCAG GAGAAGCATGTGAACCTATTACATATTGAGTCCCGAAAATCAAAGAGAAGAAGCTCAGAATTTGAGATTTTTGTTGACTGTGATATCAACAGAGAACAATTGAATGATATTTTTCATCTGTTGAAGTCCCACACTAACGTTCTCTCTGTGAATCCACCAGATAATTTTACTGCGAAGGAAGATG GTATGGAAACTGTTCCTTGGTTTCCAATGAAGATTTCTGACCTGGACCATTGTGCCAACAGAGTTCTGATGTATGGATCTGAACTGGATGCAGATCatcct GGCTTCAAAGACAATGTCTACCGTAAAAGACGAAAGTATTTTGCAGACTTGGCTATGAACTATAAACA TGGAGACCCCATTCCCAAGGTTGAATTCACTGAAGAGGAGATTAAGACCTGGGGAACTGTGTTCCAAGAGCTCAACAAACTTTACCCAACCCATGCCTGCAGAGAGTATCTCAAAAACTTACCTTTGCTTTCTAAATATTGTGGATACCGGGAAGATAACATCCCACAATTGGAAGATGtctcaaactttttaaaag AGCGCACAGGTTTTTCCATCCGTCCCGTGGCTGGTTACTTATCACCAAGAGATTTCTTATCAGGTTTAGCCTTCCGAGTTTTTCACTGTACACAGTACGTGAGACACAGTTCAGACCCTCTCTATACCCCAGAGCC AGATACTTGCCATGAACTCTTAGGTCATGTCCCCCTTTTGGCTGAACCTAGTTTTGCTCAATTCTCCCAAGAAATTGGCCTGGCTTCCCTTGGAGCTTCAGAGGAGGCTGTTCAAAAACTGGCAACG TGCTACTTTTTTACTGTGGAGTTTGGTCTCTGTAAGCAAGACGGGCAGCTGCGAGTCTTTGGTGCTGGATTACTTTCTTCCATCAGTGAACTTAAA CATTCACTTTCTGGACATGCCAAAGTAAAGCCCTTTGATCCTAAGATTACCTGCAAACAGGAGTGTCTCATCACAACTTTTCAGGATGTCTACTTTGTATCTGAAAGCTTTGAAGATGCAAAGGAGAAGATGAG aGAATTTACCAAAACAATTAAGCGTCCGTTTGGAGTGAAGTATAATCCATATACACGGAGTATTCAGATCTTGAAAGACACCAAGAGCATAACCAGCGCCATGAGTGAGCTGCAGCATGATCTTGATGTTGTCAGTGATGCCCTTGCGAAGGTCAGCAGACAGCCAAGCATCTGA
- the TPH1 gene encoding tryptophan 5-hydroxylase 1 isoform X1 encodes MIEDNKENKDNSLERGRATLIFSLKNEVGGLIKALKIFQEKHVNLLHIESRKSKRRSSEFEIFVDCDINREQLNDIFHLLKSHTNVLSVNPPDNFTAKEDGMETVPWFPMKISDLDHCANRVLMYGSELDADHPGFKDNVYRKRRKYFADLAMNYKHGDPIPKVEFTEEEIKTWGTVFQELNKLYPTHACREYLKNLPLLSKYCGYREDNIPQLEDVSNFLKERTGFSIRPVAGYLSPRDFLSGLAFRVFHCTQYVRHSSDPLYTPEPDTCHELLGHVPLLAEPSFAQFSQEIGLASLGASEEAVQKLATCYFFTVEFGLCKQDGQLRVFGAGLLSSISELKHSLSGHAKVKPFDPKITCKQECLITTFQDVYFVSESFEDAKEKMRDFLLLGELGKAQSQIIIPAGFPLAQMTPLCTLEEEVPFWVDQVDCKLLFSPFSGIVVLSCVPRGPEHTCSLNGSFKC; translated from the exons ATGATTGAAGacaataaggaaaacaaagataattCCTTAGAAAGAGGAAGAGCGACTCTCATTTTTTCCTTGAAGAATGAAGTTGGTGGACTTATAAAAGCACTAAAAATCTTCCAG GAGAAGCATGTGAACCTATTACATATTGAGTCCCGAAAATCAAAGAGAAGAAGCTCAGAATTTGAGATTTTTGTTGACTGTGATATCAACAGAGAACAATTGAATGATATTTTTCATCTGTTGAAGTCCCACACTAACGTTCTCTCTGTGAATCCACCAGATAATTTTACTGCGAAGGAAGATG GTATGGAAACTGTTCCTTGGTTTCCAATGAAGATTTCTGACCTGGACCATTGTGCCAACAGAGTTCTGATGTATGGATCTGAACTGGATGCAGATCatcct GGCTTCAAAGACAATGTCTACCGTAAAAGACGAAAGTATTTTGCAGACTTGGCTATGAACTATAAACA TGGAGACCCCATTCCCAAGGTTGAATTCACTGAAGAGGAGATTAAGACCTGGGGAACTGTGTTCCAAGAGCTCAACAAACTTTACCCAACCCATGCCTGCAGAGAGTATCTCAAAAACTTACCTTTGCTTTCTAAATATTGTGGATACCGGGAAGATAACATCCCACAATTGGAAGATGtctcaaactttttaaaag AGCGCACAGGTTTTTCCATCCGTCCCGTGGCTGGTTACTTATCACCAAGAGATTTCTTATCAGGTTTAGCCTTCCGAGTTTTTCACTGTACACAGTACGTGAGACACAGTTCAGACCCTCTCTATACCCCAGAGCC AGATACTTGCCATGAACTCTTAGGTCATGTCCCCCTTTTGGCTGAACCTAGTTTTGCTCAATTCTCCCAAGAAATTGGCCTGGCTTCCCTTGGAGCTTCAGAGGAGGCTGTTCAAAAACTGGCAACG TGCTACTTTTTTACTGTGGAGTTTGGTCTCTGTAAGCAAGACGGGCAGCTGCGAGTCTTTGGTGCTGGATTACTTTCTTCCATCAGTGAACTTAAA CATTCACTTTCTGGACATGCCAAAGTAAAGCCCTTTGATCCTAAGATTACCTGCAAACAGGAGTGTCTCATCACAACTTTTCAGGATGTCTACTTTGTATCTGAAAGCTTTGAAGATGCAAAGGAGAAGATGAG GGATTTTCTGTTACTTGGGGAGCTAGGCAAGGCACAGAGCCAAATAATAATACCAGCAGGGTTTCCTCTAGCCCAGATGACCCCTTTGTGCACACTTGAAGAAGAGGTTCCCTTCTGGGTAGACCAGGTGGATTGCAAGCTGCTTTTCAGTCCTTTCTCAGGTATAGTTGTCCTCAGCTGTGTTCCTAGGGGTCCTGAACACACCTGTTCTCTAAATGGGAGTTTCAAATGTTGA